A single window of Aphidius gifuensis isolate YNYX2018 linkage group LG1, ASM1490517v1, whole genome shotgun sequence DNA harbors:
- the LOC122847930 gene encoding insulin-like growth factor I yields the protein MQFMRFLFVITMIYVSFINNINAGKTRYCSTNLGNALSLVCMGRGYNEPSDKSYYEYNESYSIGAADECCRDGCSYDDLEKYCKPLDSSSKYNFRLAMMEKLKQVSHDKNVNKPDKLLKIST from the exons ATGCAATTTAtgagatttttatttgtaataacaatgatttacgtgagttttataaataatattaatgcagGAAAAACTCGATATTGTTCAACTAATTTAGGCAATGCATTGTCACTTGTTTGTATGGGTAGAGGATACAATGAACCATCTGACAAAAGTTACTATGAATATAATGAAAGTTACAGTATTGGTGCTGCGGATGAATGCTGCAGAGATGGATGTTCATATGatgatcttgaaaaatattgtaaaccaCTTGACAgttcatcaaaatataattttcgaTTAGCCAT gatggaaaaattaaaacaagtgAGTCACGATAAAAATGTGAACAAGccagataaattattaaaaa TCTCGACATAA